One Nocardia sp. BMG111209 DNA segment encodes these proteins:
- a CDS encoding V-type ATP synthase subunit A: MTAPLSRIRRVSGPLVEIDRFPGMAMNDLVALGDSRIMAEVVGIGADRVTAQAYEYTGGLGPGAAVTPLRRPLSARLAPDLLGGVFDGLLRPLTSAPTWLVPATEMREPEQRWHFRPVDDEGSTVRAGAVLGTVPGAGPLQYRVLVPPAVHGRLDWIAAEGEYTADEPVAEVAGVPVTIAQYWPVRTARPARRRRPPTVPLRTGQRAVDLLFPVAKGATVAVPGGFGTGKTMLLQQLAKWCDADVIVYIGCGERGNEMAEVVAELFALTDPRTRGRLADRTVVIANTSNMPMMAREAGIYTGVTVAEYFRDMGYHSVVIADSTSRWAEALREFGSRLGALPAEEGYPADLASALAAFYERAAMVDTLAGPVGSVTIIGAVSPPGGDLSEPVTVQTERLVRCRWTLDRDLAYARHYPAVSWSASFSHDVQGLSAATGTETAGRRSRVLGLLAEADRLTALTELVGTGSLPADQRMTLLAGRLLRDGVLAQNALSPNDAYCSEAKSDAIADATLAVIDCCRALARSGVAPELLEAMDFGPLIRAPEAAGPEDTAAVAAIRDTLLARLEELAHPAPAEPEALR, translated from the coding sequence ATGACCGCTCCGCTGTCACGGATCCGCAGGGTGTCCGGGCCCCTGGTCGAGATCGACCGATTTCCCGGCATGGCAATGAACGATCTTGTGGCACTGGGTGATTCGAGGATCATGGCCGAGGTGGTCGGCATCGGCGCCGACCGGGTGACGGCGCAAGCCTACGAATACACCGGTGGATTGGGACCGGGTGCCGCCGTGACGCCGCTGCGGCGCCCGCTGTCGGCGCGGCTGGCGCCGGATCTGCTCGGCGGGGTTTTCGACGGCCTGCTGCGGCCGCTGACCAGCGCACCGACCTGGCTCGTTCCGGCGACGGAAATGCGAGAACCGGAGCAGCGCTGGCACTTTCGTCCTGTCGACGACGAGGGCTCGACAGTGCGGGCCGGCGCGGTCCTCGGCACAGTGCCCGGCGCCGGTCCGCTGCAATACCGGGTCCTGGTCCCACCCGCTGTGCACGGCCGGCTCGATTGGATCGCCGCCGAAGGCGAATACACAGCCGACGAGCCGGTGGCAGAGGTCGCCGGAGTCCCGGTGACGATCGCGCAGTACTGGCCGGTGCGGACCGCCCGGCCGGCTCGCCGCCGACGGCCGCCGACGGTGCCGCTCCGCACCGGTCAGCGCGCGGTGGATCTGCTGTTCCCGGTCGCGAAAGGCGCGACGGTGGCCGTGCCGGGTGGATTCGGCACCGGCAAGACGATGTTGCTGCAACAGCTCGCCAAATGGTGCGACGCGGATGTGATCGTCTACATCGGATGCGGCGAGCGCGGCAACGAGATGGCGGAGGTGGTCGCGGAATTGTTCGCGCTGACCGATCCCCGCACCAGGGGGAGGCTGGCCGACCGCACGGTGGTCATCGCCAACACCTCCAACATGCCCATGATGGCGCGTGAGGCGGGCATCTACACCGGCGTCACGGTGGCGGAGTACTTCCGGGACATGGGGTATCACAGCGTCGTGATCGCCGATTCGACCTCGCGATGGGCGGAAGCGCTGCGCGAGTTCGGTTCTCGTCTCGGAGCGTTGCCCGCCGAGGAGGGGTACCCGGCGGATCTGGCCTCGGCGCTGGCAGCGTTCTACGAGCGGGCCGCGATGGTGGACACCCTGGCCGGGCCGGTGGGGTCGGTGACGATCATCGGCGCGGTATCGCCGCCGGGTGGTGACCTCTCCGAACCGGTGACCGTCCAGACCGAACGTCTCGTCCGTTGCCGCTGGACCCTGGACCGCGATCTCGCTTATGCCCGGCATTATCCGGCGGTGTCCTGGTCGGCGTCGTTCTCCCACGATGTACAGGGGCTGAGCGCCGCGACCGGCACCGAGACGGCAGGCCGTCGCAGCCGCGTGCTGGGTCTGCTGGCGGAGGCCGATCGGCTCACCGCCCTCACCGAGCTCGTCGGAACCGGTTCGCTGCCTGCCGATCAACGGATGACACTGCTGGCGGGACGGCTGCTACGCGACGGTGTGCTGGCACAGAATGCGTTGTCGCCCAACGATGCTTATTGTTCGGAAGCGAAGTCGGACGCGATCGCCGATGCGACACTGGCCGTGATCGACTGCTGCCGCGCACTGGCGCGGTCCGGGGTCGCCCCGGAACTACTGGAGGCGATGGACTTCGGCCCGCTGATCCGCGCGCCCGAGGCCGCCGGTCCCGAGGACACTGCCGCTGTGGCCGCAATTCGCGATACCCTGCTGGCCCGTCTGGAAGAACTCGCACATCCGGCGCCGGCCGAACCGGAGGCTTTGCGGTGA
- a CDS encoding V-type ATP synthase subunit F, giving the protein MGGIAIIGEPGRVTGYALAGVTVHEAADPAAVRQAWSELIPGTAMVILTPAAATHLSAETASTALLVAVMPQ; this is encoded by the coding sequence ATGGGCGGCATCGCGATCATCGGCGAGCCCGGCCGGGTGACCGGCTATGCCCTCGCCGGTGTCACCGTCCACGAGGCCGCGGATCCGGCGGCCGTGCGGCAGGCGTGGTCGGAGCTGATTCCCGGGACCGCGATGGTGATCCTCACCCCGGCCGCCGCCACCCACCTGAGTGCCGAGACCGCGAGTACGGCACTGCTGGTCGCGGTGATGCCGCAATGA